The Pelodiscus sinensis isolate JC-2024 chromosome 25, ASM4963464v1, whole genome shotgun sequence region ACTCACATTCATCTTTGTATTTCAACTCTTGGTGCTCATAGAACCTCTGCCTGTTACCTATTAAGTGCCTTACCCGGTGTGGCTTCTGTCCCTCATCCTTGCAGTTCTGTCCCTCCACACTTGCGCTATTCTTTTGTATTCCTCCTCAGCACTGTGTCCCTCTGTCCACTTTAAGGACCTGCCAATCAAAACATCTTAAAGGGCTCTAGGTGCAAAGTTCTACACATGGTACCAGAACATGCTCCAGTGAGTGGAAGAGTGGAACAAGCAAAACATTCGGCTCACTCACAAAAACACCTGGGTTATTAAGCCCTTCTTAATCTATTTTTCAAGATGTGATAAGAGTCCAGCTCCTCCATGCCTTGCTgtatgaagtgggctgtgctcccaaaagctcatgataccatctacactttttcttagtctaaggtgctacaagactattcgtTATTTTCTTGTTTAGCAGTGTCATCGTTGTAGAAATAAGGGTTTGACTAGCAAGTAATGGTAGGCTGTACCGTGATTAATCTTAGAAAGATGAAGCCATCACCTTCAAAAATAAACTGTATGTACAAAAGCCCCACTTACACAAAGAAGCACTGCAGAGATCCAAAACTCCTTAAACGTAAGCATTTATAACACAGAACTGTGTTAAAAACAGTTTGGTCACCAGTTTTTAAATACTACTAAATATTCCCCATGAACAAATTGATTTCATGTTAGTGTTCCCTGAATAAACAGGCTTTTAAACTGATCCTTGCCCGCAGGGCAGCTAAATAAGGAAAGCAAAGCATCACATTGCCAAGATATCACAAAGAGACGTTTGCTTATTTCAAAACCTAATAAACCCCATTGCTCAAGGCAAATGATCCCTTGTACAGTAATCAGGGATATTACACTTGCATCAGGAGGTCAGAAGTACTTGGTTCGTTTCTTACCCATGCATAGCAAACCAAGTACCCATTACACACAAATGATGAAAAGACTCCGGATGAGACGTGAGGACAGTTACAACCATTGACCTTATTAAACAAGGCCATCGCCACTGGCTTCCTGAAGAGACAGGCACACAGTGCCCAGTTTTACCGACTCTGCACAGCTTCCAGAGTTTGGGATTCATGAACAAGAAGGTTCTGGTGTCAAGCCATATTTCTTCCCCAGGATTTCAACTGTCGGTGTCAGTGCACTGTGGAAATAAAGGCAAACGGAGTAGTGACTAGACAGGAGTTTCCCTTTGCAGGGCTCAGTTAGCTCCATGGTTAGTTTTGTATTTTGCAGTTAAGGGAGGATTTGAGAACAAGCTGCACAAAGTCACCTTCAGCTGAGCAGTGTGAAAAAGGGGCATCTTATGAACTATAAATTATATCCTGCTGAACCCAGTAACTCAGTCGAATTTCAGCATCTTTGGGCAGGTGAGTTAGGAGTTAGAGAATGTTGCACATTGACATCATACAAtaaccactagggatgttaaattgtgattaactaattgattagtcgatgggatttccatcgactattcagttagtcgataaggactagtGTGGCgttctgtctttgaaatgtataagagccccagcaggggctcctgTGCATCTCAAAGACTGAAACACCCCATGGAGCCCTGCTGACATAACGCTCCGTGCGGATgcttccaactttgaaatgcacagagcTAGAACTCGGGGGGACGGCGggaggaggaaccagcttttaagctggctccccccagcataccctccacccctttgctgcctctttgtgatagagggagcaaggggggggaagATTTTACTTaccggatagtcgactagttaaTTAGTCGCATACATCCCTAATAACCACTGCAGGGAAACAGGCAAAACAAGCCCTGTCTTTTTACTTTCACTTTAGGTAAAGCAACATGCAGCTGAAAGCTGCAACTATGGTCAAAGTGTGCTTACCAGCCAGGCCGGATAATGGTGTATTTCCCAGATACGGACAAGTCGACCACTGTCGACCCCAGACGGCACTCTGGACTCTGGATATCTCCAATTACACCTCCATCAATGACCAAGGATAACTGAGGCCAAAGGTCACGGAATTCCTGAGACAAGACGGGAAAATTGGGTTCAGTCAACCAGACTTGAAGGGTTTTGGTTTAGTTTTTAACTAAAGTGCCACAGGTGCCGCGCAGCAGGACTCTAAAGGGCGAGAAGACAACTGTCTCAGTGCGTCTGAGCTGAACACACCGCAGATGTCGTCATTTGAACACACAATTTCACTATTTTAGGAGCTGAAATTACCCTCTAAGGACTCTCAGGGTCAGGACCTTCTGCTGCACAATCACATGAGATACACAGGAAGCATTTAAGCAGTCTGCATTTTAAACTCCCCCCATCCTCAATCTTTAGAGAGTATCTCAGCCCAGCCGCAGGGATTGTAGGCTAGAGACAAGGGGCCCTGCTACAGAAATAGCACAGCCACTGTGGAAAGGTCCTGGGGATTGCTGTACAAacagcttctccctcctcctatcGGAAATCCTAGAACAGCAACTCTCCCCGGTGACCAAACCCGCCTTACCGTGACAGTCAGCGTGCTCGCCTGCGTACTGAAGTTAGCACTCGTTAAAGCCAGTGGTCCTGAGCAAGCCTGTGCCAACTCCCTAATGAAAGGGTGATTAGGAATACGAACGCCAACCAACTACAGGAGAAGAGAGGTACGTTTACACACAACAGCCAGAGAGGAGGCACTTACAGACAACACTTAGAGCTACAGATCAACCATGTATCCCATTACATTGTATGGGGCCCTGTTAACCAACTGGTGGCCTGATGGCCAGATCTTGCCCACGTGATTCCATCTCGCCACAATTTTCAGCTGTGGTTGGATATGCCCTGACACACGGCACAACCCAGACTTTTCAAGGGTAACAGGTATCATTCAGCCCCATAAGCCACCTGTGGAAAATACACACAGGCTCTAGCTTCCCCCTTCTTGCAGGAACCTCCAGTCTCCTGCCAGCCCGCAATGCCTGGTCTCTACAACCTAAGGGGGGACTGGGCCCGCTATCCATGCCTCCCTGTGGTCAGTGCCGCACAGACCTTACTGTTGAGGTCTGAGCagcacacacaggctatgtctatactcgcagctaattgcgcaagtatggccgttcttgcgcaagaatccacagaacgtctacactgcccgcctgctcttgtgcaaggaaatttacagtacggcgtggtaagagagggctccttgcgcaagagctgcgctcttttttaacaggtgtaagccctcttgcacaggcgctcttgcgcaagagggcagtgtggacactcggcagggatttcttgcatgagaaagccctatggctaaaatggctgttggagctttcttgcgcaagaaagcgtccacactgccatgcgagctcttgcgcaaaagcacagcgcacacatggcagtgtggacgttttcttgcgcaagacttcttgcacaagaacccttgcgcaagatgttcttgcgtaagaagctgcgagtgtagacatagccacagagactGCAGCAAACCCCCTGCCGGCCTCTTCCCTGAGACCTGGGTAAAGAAAAGGGACACACCACCTACCATTTCAAACCTTTCTGGGGCACATGTGCCTTGATATTGCCTTGAAGTTCAACTTCTGATTTTCAGACTATCAGAGAAGGAACTAAGGTCTGAACCTTGAACAGCCTGTGGCCCTACTCAGGGCATTTCTTAGCTGCTGCTTCCAatgttttattacaaatattgatATTGACATTGAGACTCAAGTGCTAGAAATTTTTTTCACAGGGTTCTCACTAAGACATGAACTATTATCTTAGTTAAATTctaaatccttttaaaaaaaaaaaaaggagatctGACTCTAGAATCTAGAATTCTATTTCAGCATATGGTTCAGAGTATCCAGTTTGGACCACAGAACAGGAAGAATAGGTCTCTCTCCCAGCTTCATAAGCTGTCTGAGGCAAGCACCCAGCACATCAAAAACTACCTGTATCATATTCAGACAGGTGACAAGGACACCTACAGGTAACCAGATCCTGGTACATGTTCATTATTGACAGGGCAGGAACTAGCCTCAAGACAACATCAGTCAGCGCTGAATGCAGTGAACACAACGAATGCGAGCAGGAAGGACAGGAGAAGATTGTGACCTGACACACATCTCTGCAATCTGACATGTCCCAAAGACTTACCGACGTTAAAGGGTTCAGGTCTTTATTGAGTCCCTCAGAACGCTGCAATACTAGGGTCACAGGTCCTGGGAGTAGGTCCTGTAGCAGCTCCTCTGGTACACTGACATGACAATATCTATAAAACACATTGAGAGGCACTGAAAATTGCTATAAGATACAGTCACAAAAGACTAGCCATCACTGGCCAGGCTTCCACGCTCCGAGTACAGCAACTCCCTCCTCTGAGCTTTTACAGTTTTGCTATTGCACAGTTAGGATAAGTAGCAAAATGCAACAAAGAGATGCTGGCTCTCCCATACCAAAGCATCACACAGTGAGAATTTGGGCAGCCCCGGCCCCCTTCCCTGGGCTCTCTATCCCCATTTCAAGGTACCTGCTCTACCATAAGCTGTGCTGGACACAGATTCTAGATGCTCAGAGAAGATACAACTTAAAATCTATATTGTGAATACATCTTCCCTTCGCCCCCCATGTTGCCACATTAGATATTAAACTGAATAATGAAGATTCAATTTACTTTTGTGATTTAAGCTACTCACATTTTGCTCAGTATGAACCATGACATCAAACTATTCCGATTTGCTTTTACTATATACCACTTTGAGtattaaaaactgaaaacaaaggtgACTGTAGCTACCTGGAAAGTGCCCGAGTGCTACAAAGGAAGCCTTGCTTAAAAACAACTTTCCACTGAGATTTCATAAAGCATTTCTGATGGTTTTCCAAatgctgttttttaaaagatTGGGTCCTACTTGGGTCCCCACAGTGGCTCTAGCATTCACTGAGAGGTTAGTGTCTGGCGCCCCAGTACATGCCTACCTGTAAATATGCTCCACATCTCCAAGACAGATTGCCAGAGGTTTACTTCCATTTCGCCCTTTCAGATTATAgatatttttaattgcttgagaGCTCTGGGCTAGACATGCTATTCCATAGACCGTGTCGGTTGGAACTGCTACCAGGCCGCCTTCCTGCAGAACGGTCACCGTGGCATTTAGGATCTCCTGCCAGCCTGTTGGACAGCAACAGTGCAGCATTTAAATCACAAAGTGAACACATGGCTCCTTCCCTGAGCTGTCACCTTGTGCCATCCCTaagccagccccagtgctgcccatATGGTGCTggctgtctcagggtatgtctacactaagaggTTTTGTTGACAATGCTTATGTCAACACCCAAAAGtctacaaaacaaaaatcaacagGTTTTCACACTTGCTCCTTCTGATGACAGATCATGTCCATTTTGGGGTGACCATCATCGATGGTGTGAGCAATGCACTCTGGGTTGTGTACCCCACAGTGCAGTATTGGGCGAAGGCAGAACTGATCACCGAGCATCTTGGGGATTTCCTCTGAACTCTCCCAGTCTCCTCAGCTGCTGAAAGCGGCATCATTAGTAGCTCTgtcaaagctgcaagcagcctctctcttccctctgcaGCAGCGGTCTTGCTAGCACAAGGCAGAACAGGAGCAATCTAatgcagcgtttcttaaactacGTTCCATGGAACACTGGCGTTCCATgaacaactcacaggtgtgccacgacctcttctttgtttttgtcttttttggtCTGACAACAActttttttaagaacattttcacaGGTGTTCTACATGAAAAAATATCATTGTGTGCTCTTCCGTGgcctcaaaaagtttaagaaagacTGATCTAATGATTTATTCTTTGGAGCCCCTCACACAGATAGGTGAGCTTtgaaagggggaggggtgcaagccTGCAGAGATcaacacagggagcagagccagcaaggCAGGCATTGCGGGATACTGACAGACATCAATTCTATTAGGCAAAACTAACCACAGTGTCCGAATACGCTGGCTCTCTGCTGACAATAAACTGGGGGGGAgagtaaataaattaatggagattgacAGACATCAATTCTATTAGGCAAAACTAACCACAGTGTCCGAATACGCTGGCTCTCTGCTGACAATAAACTGGGGGGGAgagtaaataaattaatggagattgacAGACATCAATTCTATTGGGCAAAACTAACCACAGTGTCCGAATACGCTGGCTCCTTGCTGACAACAAACAGGGGGGAgagtaaataaattaatggagatgcctatctcctagaactggaagggaccttgaaagtcatcgagtccagccccctgccttcacagcaggaccaagtaccatccctgacaaattttcgCCCCAAATCCCGacatggcctcctcaaggattgagctcacacccctgggtttagcaggccaatgctcaaaccactgagccgcCCCTCCCCTCTCACGAAGGGCTGccagttgttgggttttttggtcGCTGAAACGGGGCATTTTCCGAACGCTCCCCCGGGTTGAGGCCCAAAggcggtttgggggggggggggggcagacagagcGTAGGCAGGAGCCGGGC contains the following coding sequences:
- the YRDC gene encoding LOW QUALITY PROTEIN: threonylcarbamoyl-AMP synthase (The sequence of the model RefSeq protein was modified relative to this genomic sequence to represent the inferred CDS: inserted 1 base in 1 codon); amino-acid sequence: MTPSRLFLAEAEVAVPXLGALGSALAGCARAAEGTLGGAGPGWAGGARGLRRPLPLPGPGPSAAQRVPQGWQEILNATVTVLQEGGLVAVPTDTVYGIACLAQSSQAIKNIYNLKGRNGSKPLAICLGDVEHIYRYCHVSVPEELLQDLLPGPVTLVLQRSEGLNKDLNPLTSLVGVRIPNHPFIRELAQACSGPLALTSANFSTQASTLTVTEFRDLWPQLSLVIDGGVIGDIQSPECRLGSTVVDLSVSGKYTIIRPGCALTPTVEILGKKYGLTPEPSCS